Proteins encoded in a region of the Anopheles ziemanni chromosome 2, idAnoZiCoDA_A2_x.2, whole genome shotgun sequence genome:
- the LOC131281581 gene encoding putative SERF-like protein — protein MTRGNQRELARAKNQKKNSDKPKQREDGLTHEQRKQRDADIMRQKQMKKEQAAGGQAIQS, from the exons ATGACCC gAGGAAACCAGCGTGAACTCGCCCGCGCGAAGAACCAGAAAAAGAACTCGGACAAACCGAAGCAACGGGAGGATGGGCTGACCCACGAACAGCGAAAACAGCG TGATGCCGATATTATGCGACAAAAACAgatgaaaaaagaacaagcGGCCGGTGGACAAGCGATCCAGAGTTAA